In Streptomyces sp. NBC_00433, a single genomic region encodes these proteins:
- a CDS encoding NUDIX hydrolase yields MKTRHKAHAILLTDAGQLLFLQRGWPGGTPYCTAVGGTIEPDDTDLTAGLRREVMEEVGAEIGPPTPILTLTEPGPPIAVIHHYFTAQVLSLDPARRHGPELDNPDVGTFDPIQIPATADALTALNLRPPELAAYALTHLVTPRTEPPPS; encoded by the coding sequence ATGAAGACGCGTCACAAAGCGCACGCCATACTCCTCACGGACGCCGGCCAGCTCCTTTTCCTCCAGCGCGGCTGGCCGGGCGGCACGCCCTACTGCACTGCCGTCGGAGGGACCATCGAGCCCGACGACACTGACCTGACAGCGGGCCTTCGTCGCGAAGTCATGGAAGAAGTCGGAGCCGAGATCGGCCCGCCCACACCGATACTCACCCTCACCGAACCCGGCCCCCCGATTGCCGTGATCCACCACTACTTCACAGCTCAAGTGCTCAGCCTGGACCCTGCTCGACGTCATGGCCCGGAGCTCGACAACCCTGATGTCGGCACCTTCGATCCCATACAGATCCCAGCCACCGCTGACGCCCTCACAGCTCTCAACCTCCGCCCGCCAGAGCTTGCGGCATACGCCCTCACCCACCTGGTGACACCGCGAACCGAACCCCCTCCCTCCTAA
- a CDS encoding helicase associated domain-containing protein, protein MIWSHWDVAFQEGLSAAAAWAAEAGHLLPPTTATYRGYPIGVWMKNNRTAGRKAAEIQARREAGLPVGSTAGALTEERRDALEQIDPSWCPAWPVAWQRCYKLCRNLIEAGAPLPAPSEATVQGEDLGAWALAQRLDWEQLLPAQQWMLEHMLHLSPAEASERPPAPRTQTDKWAANMASRPAVPRPRGQPADGSSQDG, encoded by the coding sequence ATGATCTGGTCGCACTGGGACGTCGCTTTCCAGGAGGGACTGTCTGCAGCAGCCGCGTGGGCGGCAGAAGCGGGCCACCTCCTCCCGCCCACCACCGCCACCTACCGCGGCTACCCCATCGGCGTCTGGATGAAGAACAACAGGACCGCAGGTCGGAAGGCGGCGGAGATCCAGGCACGGCGCGAGGCCGGCCTCCCCGTCGGATCCACCGCCGGGGCACTGACCGAAGAACGCCGCGACGCCCTAGAGCAGATCGACCCGAGCTGGTGCCCGGCCTGGCCCGTCGCCTGGCAACGCTGCTACAAGCTCTGCCGCAACCTCATCGAGGCCGGCGCCCCACTGCCCGCGCCGAGCGAGGCCACGGTGCAGGGCGAAGACCTCGGGGCGTGGGCGCTGGCGCAGCGCCTGGACTGGGAGCAGCTGCTACCCGCGCAGCAGTGGATGCTCGAGCACATGCTCCACCTGTCCCCCGCAGAGGCGTCTGAGCGGCCTCCAGCGCCCCGCACACAGACCGATAAGTGGGCGGCGAACATGGCCAGCCGACCGGCAGTTCCACGCCCGCGAGGACAGCCTGCAGACGGTTCCTCGCAAGACGGTTGA
- a CDS encoding Helicase associated domain protein yields MVAVVTAEAENTVVEMDPFPHQIEGSDAAVRKLELQPGQEMPAQGLRAQVIAATGSGKTFMAVLTARKLRAGRVLVLVPTLDLLTQMAAAWRAGGRTGPFYGICSLRAEDAQGLAACTTDVDELVAWTRGLEQVTVFATYASVGLGTLQRAHEAGLAPWSLVVVDEAHRVSGRGSKPWAAIHDNAKIPADRRLYMTATPRVWEAPETEEGGSSAPVLVASMEDDPDGLFGSVAYKLTLSQARNLGLVAAWQVVCVDVTDPELQAAALLGIEARSDNVRGSRLAALQTAAVKTSAEQGLRRMLTFHYRTSEAEAMAAGVPAVAQRLWEDDPETYPEPDRVWASWLCGEHKPDHRKATLEKFADPVGERVDSDLVPMRLRLLSSVRILGEGVDTKGCDAVFFGDVRGSAVDILQIVGRALRMKPGEGKVASLVVPVFLGKDEDPDAMLTSKGYNGLARILAALRSHDADTIEALAEQQANTRHRKPTVAEIKAAGRGEEGATSAPAQSLLSFSTPRDPAVLAQFMKLRILQPENAYWRQGIQAATRYVKENGDLKVPYSFTTPEDWQPADFPLGTWIADQRRFYNAGQMKPARAKELEELQMVWSHWDVAFQEGLSAAQGWAAEHGHFLPPTTATWNGHPVGVWAKNLRTAGRRAVEIEARREAGLPVGSTAGALTEERRDALEQIDPSWCPAWPVAWQRCYKLCRNLIEAGAPLPAPSEATVQGEDLGAWALAQRLDWEQLLPAQQWMLEHMLHLSPAEASERPPAPRTQADKWALNIQAAKEFHARQGSLQTVPRKAVVHLSEPDGTVTDVKLGLFVDNCRRRADKLGEQRRAELDALGMRW; encoded by the coding sequence ATGGTGGCGGTAGTCACTGCCGAAGCAGAAAACACGGTCGTAGAGATGGACCCGTTCCCGCATCAGATCGAGGGGTCCGATGCGGCGGTGCGGAAACTCGAATTGCAGCCGGGTCAGGAAATGCCCGCGCAGGGTCTGCGGGCGCAGGTCATCGCGGCGACCGGTTCGGGAAAGACTTTCATGGCGGTTTTGACTGCGCGGAAATTGCGGGCGGGCCGGGTACTGGTGCTCGTGCCGACCTTGGATCTGCTAACGCAGATGGCGGCCGCTTGGCGGGCCGGCGGGCGTACGGGGCCGTTCTACGGGATCTGCTCGCTGCGGGCGGAGGATGCGCAGGGGTTGGCGGCGTGCACGACAGACGTGGACGAGCTGGTGGCGTGGACGCGCGGCCTGGAGCAGGTGACGGTCTTCGCCACGTACGCCAGTGTGGGTCTGGGGACGCTCCAGCGGGCGCATGAGGCGGGGTTGGCGCCCTGGTCGCTGGTGGTCGTGGACGAAGCCCACCGGGTCAGTGGACGCGGCTCGAAGCCGTGGGCCGCGATTCACGACAACGCCAAGATTCCGGCTGACCGGCGGCTCTACATGACCGCCACCCCGCGCGTGTGGGAGGCGCCGGAGACCGAAGAGGGCGGCAGCAGCGCGCCCGTGCTGGTCGCGAGCATGGAAGACGACCCGGACGGGCTGTTCGGCAGCGTGGCGTACAAGTTGACGCTCTCGCAGGCCCGCAATCTGGGCTTGGTCGCGGCGTGGCAGGTGGTGTGTGTCGACGTGACCGACCCGGAGCTCCAGGCGGCCGCGCTGCTGGGGATCGAGGCCCGGTCGGACAACGTGCGCGGGAGTCGGCTCGCCGCGTTGCAGACCGCCGCGGTGAAGACGTCGGCGGAGCAGGGTCTGCGGCGCATGCTCACGTTCCACTACCGGACCAGCGAGGCCGAAGCGATGGCGGCCGGGGTGCCGGCGGTCGCGCAGAGGCTGTGGGAGGACGACCCGGAGACGTATCCGGAGCCGGATCGGGTGTGGGCGTCGTGGCTGTGCGGGGAGCACAAGCCCGACCACCGCAAGGCGACCCTGGAGAAGTTCGCCGATCCGGTCGGCGAGCGCGTCGACAGCGACCTGGTCCCCATGCGGCTGCGGCTGCTGTCCAGTGTTCGCATTCTCGGGGAAGGCGTCGACACCAAGGGTTGTGACGCTGTGTTCTTCGGAGATGTGCGCGGATCGGCGGTCGACATCCTCCAGATCGTCGGCCGGGCACTGCGCATGAAGCCGGGAGAAGGCAAGGTAGCGAGCCTGGTAGTGCCGGTTTTTCTCGGCAAGGACGAGGACCCGGACGCCATGCTGACGTCCAAGGGGTACAACGGATTGGCCCGAATTTTGGCTGCGCTCCGTAGTCACGACGCGGACACCATCGAAGCGCTGGCAGAGCAGCAGGCCAACACCCGCCACCGGAAACCCACGGTGGCGGAGATCAAGGCCGCCGGACGGGGCGAAGAGGGCGCCACCTCGGCTCCCGCGCAGAGTCTGCTTTCCTTCTCCACTCCGCGTGATCCGGCCGTGTTGGCGCAGTTCATGAAGCTCCGTATTCTCCAGCCGGAAAATGCGTACTGGCGTCAGGGAATCCAGGCCGCGACCCGGTACGTGAAGGAGAACGGGGATCTGAAAGTCCCCTACTCATTCACCACGCCTGAGGACTGGCAACCCGCTGATTTTCCACTTGGAACATGGATTGCCGATCAGCGGCGGTTCTACAACGCGGGCCAGATGAAGCCCGCACGCGCCAAGGAACTCGAAGAGTTGCAGATGGTGTGGTCGCACTGGGACGTCGCTTTTCAGGAGGGACTGTCAGCAGCGCAGGGGTGGGCGGCCGAACACGGGCACTTCCTCCCGCCCACCACGGCCACCTGGAACGGACACCCTGTAGGGGTATGGGCAAAGAATTTGAGGACCGCGGGTCGGCGGGCGGTGGAGATCGAGGCGCGGCGTGAGGCCGGCCTGCCAGTCGGCTCCACCGCCGGGGCACTGACCGAAGAACGCCGCGACGCCCTAGAGCAGATCGACCCGAGCTGGTGCCCGGCCTGGCCCGTCGCCTGGCAACGCTGCTACAAGCTCTGCCGCAACCTCATCGAGGCCGGCGCCCCACTGCCCGCGCCGAGCGAGGCCACGGTGCAGGGCGAAGACCTCGGGGCGTGGGCGCTGGCGCAGCGCCTGGACTGGGAGCAGCTGCTACCCGCGCAGCAGTGGATGCTCGAGCACATGCTCCACCTGTCCCCCGCAGAGGCGTCTGAGCGGCCTCCAGCGCCCCGCACACAAGCCGACAAGTGGGCGCTGAACATCCAGGCCGCCAAAGAGTTCCACGCCCGCCAAGGCAGCCTCCAGACCGTTCCCCGCAAGGCCGTCGTCCACCTCAGCGAGCCGGACGGGACGGTGACGGACGTGAAGCTAGGGCTGTTCGTCGACAACTGCCGGCGCCGGGCAGACAAGCTGGGCGAGCAGCGACGCGCAGAACTCGACGCGCTCGGGATGCGCTGGTAG
- a CDS encoding sigma-70 family RNA polymerase sigma factor, whose protein sequence is MARRTAPAPPHTDGASPALTTSSLEDLYRVEMPQLTRFLVRVGATPYEAADAAHEAFTIAIEKWDSIREPRAWLRKVAHRCYLRQTGHRDRPYDPLPDRPGGTCPIAHVTLKEGNQRVLNALAQLPPLQRHVMAWSQDGFTDREIAQALDIREDAVRKNRSRARRRLQQTLAEETGDRDE, encoded by the coding sequence GTGGCGAGGAGGACGGCACCGGCACCTCCACACACCGACGGGGCGTCGCCCGCGTTAACGACCAGCAGTCTTGAGGACCTCTACCGCGTCGAGATGCCGCAGCTGACACGGTTCCTGGTCCGTGTCGGCGCGACCCCCTACGAGGCTGCCGACGCCGCCCATGAGGCATTCACCATAGCCATCGAGAAATGGGACAGCATCCGGGAACCGCGGGCGTGGCTGCGCAAGGTCGCTCACCGCTGCTATCTGCGTCAGACCGGCCATCGCGACAGGCCATACGACCCGTTGCCCGATCGCCCGGGCGGGACCTGTCCCATCGCCCACGTGACCCTCAAGGAGGGAAATCAGCGGGTCCTGAACGCACTGGCCCAGCTGCCGCCGCTGCAGCGGCACGTCATGGCGTGGTCCCAGGACGGCTTCACCGACCGGGAAATCGCCCAAGCGCTTGATATACGGGAAGACGCCGTGCGGAAGAACCGGAGCCGCGCCCGGCGTCGACTGCAGCAGACTCTCGCTGAGGAGACAGGGGACCGCGATGAGTGA